From Cricetulus griseus strain 17A/GY chromosome 1 unlocalized genomic scaffold, alternate assembly CriGri-PICRH-1.0 chr1_0, whole genome shotgun sequence, a single genomic window includes:
- the Snrpf gene encoding small nuclear ribonucleoprotein F, which produces MSLPLNPKPFLNGLTGKPVMVKLKWGMEYKGYLVSVDGYMNMQLANTEEYIDGALSGHLGEVLIRCNNVLYIRGVEEEEEDGEMRE; this is translated from the exons ATG AGTTTACCCCTCAATCCCAAGCCTTTCCTCAATGGCCTGACAGGAAAGCCAGTTATGGTGAAACTCAAGTGGGGAATGGAATATAAGGGCTACCTGGTCTCTGTAGATGGCTACATGAACATGCAG CTTGCAAATACGGAAGAATACATAGATGGCGCGTTGTCTGGACATCTGGGTGAAGTTCTAATAAG GTGTAATAATGTCCTTTATATCAGAGGtgttgaagaagaggaggaagatggggaAATGAGAGAATAG